The genomic window TCTGGATCACCCAACAAGCAGCGAGCAAGAAAATAAGTGATTTATATTGGAGCATCAGATAAATCTCCTTCCCTGTGTTATTTGTAAGCGCTTTATAATTAAAATACTAAATTGCTAAATTGTGAAAGTCAACCATTAATTCACATATTCTTTATTATGGAACAAATGTGAACTTTGTGAATTTCGAGGAACATTAGGTAAAGATGAGGGTGTACACACTTTATTTTAATGTAAGCGTTGACAATTGGTAAGCAAACATTTTACTATTGGATTGTATCAAATGTTACGTCAAGTATATTTTGTTAAGGGAGAGCTGAGAATGACTATTTATCAACAATTATTAGAAAGAGAGAACCATGGAGCACCAATTAAAATCGGAGTGATCGGTGCAGGTCAAATGGGCTTTGGTATGATTGCACAAATCGCTACGATTCCTGGAATGGCTGTAACAGGCATCAGTGATATTCGTCTAGATTTTGCACAAAGTGCGGCGGCGGCTTACCAAGCTTCAAGCACACGCCAACATAAAGTTTTAACAGTCACTGATTTTAAAGAAGTTATTTATTCAGAGGATGTTGAAGTGATTGTTGATGCAACCGGTGTACCAGAAGTAGGGGCGAAAATCGCTATGGAAACCTTGGTAGCTAAGAAACATCTAGTACTGTTGAATGTTGAAATTGATATTACCGTAGGTTCTTTGATGCACAAACTGTATCAGACAGCGAATTTAGTTTACACGGGGTCAGATGGGGATGAGCCAGCTGCGACAACGGAACTCTTCGAATTTGCCAAATCAATGGGGATGGAAGTATTAGTTGCAGGTAAAGGGAAGAACAACAAACTGAATATTTCTGCAAATCCGGATACATGCCGCGAAGAAGCATTGAAGAAAAAAATGGCACCTCATATGTTAGCTGCGTTTAAAGATGGTACAAAAACAATGGCAGAAATGAACTTATTATCAAATGCGATTGGATTTGTACCAGATAAAGTGGGAATGCATGGAATCGCTGGCGATCAAACTTCAGTAGTTAAAGATCTGGATATTAAAGAAAATGGTGGAATCCTTGATAAATTTGGGGTAGTCGAATATGTAGATGGTTTGGCTCCTGGTGTCTTTGTCATTGTAAAAGGTCAAAATGACGGAGTGAAGCATGAGTTGAATTATCTGATGCAAAAAGAGGGCGATCATCATCTATTATACCGTCCGTTCCATTTAGCAAGTTTAGAAACACCTATCACGATTGCCAAAGCGGTCTTACGAAATGACCATGCAATCGTTCCTCTTGGCGCACCGATTTCAGAAACTGTGGCAGTTGCGAAAAAGACGATCAAAGAAGGCGAGCGCTTAGATGGTATTGGTGGTTATAGTGTTCGCGGCGTGTTAGAGACGCATGTCGACATGGTCAGCGAAGGACATATCCCGATCGGTTTGATTTCAGGAGAAGTCGTAGCAAAACGCACGATCAAGGAAGGTACATTTATCACAGAAGAGGATGTTGAGTTAGATCAATCAACGACGGTCTGGAAACTTAGAAAGCTACAAGATAGCATGTTCTAATCGTTGGTTTTGGAGATAGTCAGCAATTTGAAGTGTGTTAAAATCAATAGTAATCAAGCATTCATACTATTGGAGGGATTCAAATGGGGTATTCAGATGACAAGCGATTATTAGTGGAACTCGCATCCATGTATTATAACGAAGGAGCCAAGCAAGAAGAAATCGCTAAAAAATTCAGTATCAGCCGCTCTCTTGTATCCAAGTATCTAGCAAAAGCACGTAGTCTAGGTTTAGTAGAGATCATTATTCACGATGATTTGATTCACCCATTCCAACGTCTAGAACAAAAGGTCCAAAAGAAATATCAATTGAAAGAGGTCATTTGTGTCCATTCGATTGGAGAAGAATCACTAAACAAACGATTAGGGATTGCGACTGCGAGATATCTTTCTAGGATCATCAAGGCGGATACAACGATTGCAATTTCAGCAGGCACGACGCTCCACGAAGCCGCAGTGATTTTTTCAGTGAAAAATCATCTACCTAATGTACGGTTTATCCCTATGGTAGGAGGATTGGGTCGGGAGCATGTCAGTTTGCAATCCAATGTGATTTGCGAATTGCTTGCCAATAAATGTGGGGGGATCGCACTTGAACTCCATGCGCCGATCACTGTGGACTCAGCGGAAGCAAAAGAGGTCTTTTTAAGTCAATCTTTTATCAAGAATGTGTTAGAAGAAGCTAAACATGCCGATATTTCCTTAGTTGGGATTGGGGGCACGCCTGTCTATTCCACAATGACAAAAGCGTATTTAGCCAAAGAAGATGGGATGAAGGTTGATTTTACAAACGGTGAGATCATTGGCGATATTTGTTATAACTTCATCGATGAAGAAGGCTCTGTCGTAGACTGTGAGTGGAATAAGCGTGTTTTGTCGCTAGAAATAGCTGATTTAAAGAAGATTCCGTTGAAGATTGCTGCTGCTGGAGGAAAAGATAAAATCAAAGGAATCAAAGCAGCTTTAACGAATCGTTTGATCGATGTGTTGATCATCGATGAAGATACTGCAAAATTTCTTTTAAATGAATATATCTGACCCCTATAGGCATAATAGAAGGAGAGCATAAATGGAAAAAAATAAATCGATGTCTATTGAAAATAGTGCAAATCTTACAGATGAAGATTTGAAGGATATTTTTTATAAAATGTGGGAGATCCGTTTTTTTGATGAAAAGGTAGATGAACTTTTTGCACGTGGCCTGATTCATGGTACTACCCATTTAGCGGTAGGACAAGAAGCGACAGCGGCTGGTAGTGGGGCAGTGTTAAGAAAAACGGATTGGATCACCTCTACGCACCGTGGGCATGGTCACACGATTGCTAAAGGGACTAATGTGAACGAAATGATGGCAGAGCTATTCGGCCGCACGACGGGAACGAATAACGGTAAAGGTGGCTCGATGCATATCGCCGATTTGGATACCGGAAACTTAGGTGCAAATGGCATTGTTGGCGGTGGCTATCCGATTGCTGTAGGTGCTGCCTTATCCTCGAAAATGAAAAAAACAAATCAAGTTGCCTTGTCTTATGGAGGCGACGGTTCGACAAATGAAGGGAGTTTCCATGAAGCGTTGAATTTGGCGGCAATCTGGGATTTACCTGTCGTTTTCTTCATTGAAAACAATAAATATGGGATGAGTGGCCCGATTGAAAAAATGACAAGAGTCCAAAACTTGTCTGAACGTGCTAAAGCGTATGGGATCGAAGGTGTAACGATTGATGGGA from Enterococcus sp. DIV1094 includes these protein-coding regions:
- a CDS encoding NAD(P)H-dependent oxidoreductase, which translates into the protein MTIYQQLLERENHGAPIKIGVIGAGQMGFGMIAQIATIPGMAVTGISDIRLDFAQSAAAAYQASSTRQHKVLTVTDFKEVIYSEDVEVIVDATGVPEVGAKIAMETLVAKKHLVLLNVEIDITVGSLMHKLYQTANLVYTGSDGDEPAATTELFEFAKSMGMEVLVAGKGKNNKLNISANPDTCREEALKKKMAPHMLAAFKDGTKTMAEMNLLSNAIGFVPDKVGMHGIAGDQTSVVKDLDIKENGGILDKFGVVEYVDGLAPGVFVIVKGQNDGVKHELNYLMQKEGDHHLLYRPFHLASLETPITIAKAVLRNDHAIVPLGAPISETVAVAKKTIKEGERLDGIGGYSVRGVLETHVDMVSEGHIPIGLISGEVVAKRTIKEGTFITEEDVELDQSTTVWKLRKLQDSMF
- a CDS encoding sugar-binding transcriptional regulator, which codes for MGYSDDKRLLVELASMYYNEGAKQEEIAKKFSISRSLVSKYLAKARSLGLVEIIIHDDLIHPFQRLEQKVQKKYQLKEVICVHSIGEESLNKRLGIATARYLSRIIKADTTIAISAGTTLHEAAVIFSVKNHLPNVRFIPMVGGLGREHVSLQSNVICELLANKCGGIALELHAPITVDSAEAKEVFLSQSFIKNVLEEAKHADISLVGIGGTPVYSTMTKAYLAKEDGMKVDFTNGEIIGDICYNFIDEEGSVVDCEWNKRVLSLEIADLKKIPLKIAAAGGKDKIKGIKAALTNRLIDVLIIDEDTAKFLLNEYI
- a CDS encoding thiamine pyrophosphate-dependent dehydrogenase E1 component subunit alpha, which encodes MEKNKSMSIENSANLTDEDLKDIFYKMWEIRFFDEKVDELFARGLIHGTTHLAVGQEATAAGSGAVLRKTDWITSTHRGHGHTIAKGTNVNEMMAELFGRTTGTNNGKGGSMHIADLDTGNLGANGIVGGGYPIAVGAALSSKMKKTNQVALSYGGDGSTNEGSFHEALNLAAIWDLPVVFFIENNKYGMSGPIEKMTRVQNLSERAKAYGIEGVTIDGNNLLEVIETTYQAVEKARRGEGPTLIEALTYRWKGHSKSDAKKYRTKQEEEQWRTERDPIERTKNTLVAAGIFTEEEAEEIRKQAKQSIVDAVKFGETSPMVAVETMYEDVYAE